CGCCAGCGCGTCCCGGTAGTCCTGGTCGAACAGTTCCCCAACCGATCGCGACAGCGTCATCGATATCTCCTCGTTCGGGCCGACCGGCGTAGCGAGTGGTCGGTGTCACCTTCGAGGATATATGGGACCCCGAGTCCCATACAACTGTCTTCGCGGAATTGTGCGCAGGAGGGTCACTCTGTACCGCTACTTCGGCGCGTCTGATCGAGCAGCGTGAGGTAGCAATCGAGTTGGGCTGCGCCCGCGAGTAGGTTGCGGCCGCGCGTGGTCAGCCGGGCTTGCCAGGATTCGAGGAAGACGCGCAAGGCGTCCGTCCCGCCCGCCTCACGGAGCGAATCGAGGAACTGGGCGATCCGGGGCAGCGGATAGTCGCCCTGGCGTAGTTGCCGTGCGATCTCGGCGTCACGCACGCACTCCGGGCTGTATTCGCGATAGCCCGTTGCTCGGTCTCGGGCGGGGCGCAGGATGCCGTGGGTTTCCCAGGTACGCAGCGTCGCCGGGTGTACGCCGAGGCGACGGGCGAGTTCGCCCACGGTCAACGGATGACCCTGTGTAGCAGGTGGTTTGGTGGTCGACAGGGCGTTCAGGGCCTTCGCGACCTCGGTCCGGGTTTCGCGTTCGGCCAGCAGCGCGACATGCGCAGTGTCGATGAGCTCGTAGGCGGACTCGGTGTCGCCGCGGTTGGTCGCGCGCATGATCGCCACTGCCTGCTGGTGTGAGTGGCCGCCCCGCAACGCGAGGAAGGCGCGCAGCGCTTGCGCGTGCAGGGGTGTGTAGCGGCGGTAGCCGGTCGCGGTGCGCTCCGTCGGCGGGAGGACTCGCGCGTCGTCGTAGTTGCGGATCGCTTGGGCGGACAATCCGTGTTCCCGGGCGAGATCGATCGGCCGCAACCATTACTCCTTGAGGGTTTGAGCTGTTTGCGTCAGGTCGTTGTCGAATAAGTCTCAACAGATACTTCAACGATACTGTCAAAGGCAATGCGATTCCGGAAGGAGTGCTCATGCCTATACCCACAGCACTGCGTGAGATCGGCCGCCAACTCGACGACCCGGCCGACCTGGGCCGCGCCATCGACGAACTGCTCACCGCGCGAAGCGAACCGCCTGCCCTGCTCGCTCTCGGCGAGCCGACCCACGGAATCGAGGCGTTCCCGCTACTGCGCAACGAACTCCTCGGTCAGCTCGCCGAACGGGGCTATCGGTCGATCGCGCTCGAGACCGACTTCCTCGCCGCGTCCCTGGTCGACGACTACGTAAACGGCGCAACAGCGAACATCGACACGGTGTTGGCAACCGGGTTCAGTCATGGGTTCGGCGCCGTGCCGGGCAACCGTGAACTCATCGAATGGCTCCGCAGGTACAACGCCGACCGCGCGCCCCGGGACCGAATTCGCTTTTACGGCTTCGACGCACCGACGGAATACTCGGGAGCACCGAGCCCGCGACATGCGCTGTCTGTGGCTGCCGCCTACCTGCCCCCTGGGCTTCGGCCTGAATCCGCCCGCGACCTGGACACGCTGCTCGGTGCGGACGCCGATTGGACGAACGAGTCCGCCATGTACGACGCGGCAGCATCCATCGGCGACTCCGATCGCGCTCGCGCCCTCCGCATTGCCGCCGACGACCTCGCCAGCACGCTGCGGCGCGCGGCACCCGCCCTCCGTTCCGCCGCCCCGGCCAACTCCGCCGCCCCGGCCAACTCCGCCGCCCCGGCCAACTCCGCCGACCCCGCCGACCCCGCCGACCCGGCCAACTCCGCCGACCCCGCCGACCCGGCCAACTCGGCCGACTCCGCCGACCCGGCCGACCCGGCCGACTCCGCCGACCCGGCCAACCCCGCCGACCTGGACGACCGTGCCGACTATGACCGTGCCCTCGCGCACGCCCGCACCGCGCAGGGTCTGCTGCGCTACCACGCCGCTATGGCCAGCCCCGGGACCGACCGCGTCGAGATCCTGCTCAGTGTGCGCGCCGAGATGATGGCCGAGAACCTACTTGCGATCGCTGCCCGGGAACAGCGACGCGGACCCAGCCTCGTGTTCGCGCACAACGCGCACCTCCAGCGCGCCCAGCCGCTCAGCGACAACGGCGGGAGCTGGGCCAATGCCGGAGCGCTCGTCGAACTAGCCCTCGGCGAGCGCTACATGTTCATAGCAACCGACGCCAACCCGCACAGCGATCCGAGCACTTTCCAAGGAGCGCTGGCAGCGGCGACGACCCGCCGCGCCCTGTTCCCGGCTCCGGCTCTGCGCGCGGCGCTCGACCCGGCCATCGGCGCGGGCGAACCCATCGTGCCCGGGCATTTCCCTCTGAGCCCGGCAGAGCTAACCGGGGCCGACGCGGTCATCTTCGTCGCCGACACCGACGGAAAACGCCATCAGTACTGGTAGCAACGCATTCGGCTTGCTGGTAGCAACGCATTCGGCCTACTGGTAGCGATGCATTCGGCTATTGGTACGCGGGATCGGCCCAGGGGCCGATGGAGCGGGAGCGGACCGGCTCGACCAGGCGCGGTAGGAGGCTGTGGGGGTATTCGGGGCCCCAGTTGGTGGGATCGCCGGCAATGACGACCTTCGCGTTGTCGGTGTACCAGTCGACGAGGTCGGCGTCGGAGCGGACTATCCAGGTGCAGCCCATCTCCGCGTCGGCGGTGAAGTCGCCGTGCCGGACGAGGGCCGGGCGCCAGAAATAGGTGCCGGGCCACATCTTTCCGAAGTTGTAGTCGAAGCCGCCCGCGAGGCAGTAGGCCTCTTCGGAGCAGGGGTGGTGGGCGAGGGGTTCTTCGCGCCAGCCGGGCTTAGCCTTGATCAGCCGGGTGTAGAAGCCGGTTTCCGAATCTCGGTGCAGCAGTTTGATGTAGAGGCCGGGGACGGGGGTGCCGCCCAGGTCGAAACGCATCGGGCTGCCGTCCTTGACGTCGATCCAGGGCATGGCGGCGGTGTCGAGGACAACGAGTTTCTGGTCGGGGCGGACGAAGTCACGGTCGGCGTCGGCCAGGTCGAAGTGCCAGTCGGCGTGTTCGCGGAAGAGCAGGATCTCGGTGCCCGCCGTGACGGCGATCGGGGGTGTCCAGACTCCGGCCGGGGTCATCCAGAAGCCTTCGGGCCCAAGGATTGTGTCGCCGACGGTGACCTGGCCGGACAGCACGAACCATTCGGTGTCGGCGTGGTGCACGCCCGCCGGGCGCGACCAGTCACTGGTGAAACGGACCTTGAGGGAGGCGGATCCGTCCTCTTCGTCGTAGCTGAGGTTGCGCTGCACCGCGTTTCCGGTGGCGTGCTCGAACTCGGCTACGTGGTCGATCAGGTCGCGTTCGTCGATGAGTTCTACATGTGGACGCATCGGTCCTCCTCGGAGAAGCAAAGTATTTGCGATACAGAATGTAGTGCTTATCAATAAGCAGTACAAGGTGTATCGTCAATTTTCATGACCAGACCGGGCCGTCCGGCGGGACCTGCCGCCGACACCGAAAGCGCCGTGCTGACAGCGGCATTGGAGTTGCTGCTGACCGAAGGCGCGGCCGCGCTGACACCGCAGCGGCTGCACGCGGTCACCGGGGTCGCGCGCACGACCATCTATCGGCACTGGCCGATGCCGCGGGATTTCCTCGCCGCGCTGATCGCCGTGGCTCCGCACGAATCGCCGGAACCCAGCGGGGACCTCGCCGCGGACTTGCACGCCGAAACCGACCTGCTCTGTGATCGTTTGCGCGACAAGCCCGTTGCCGCCTTTCTGCGGGCGCTGGTCACGGCCTCGTCGGCGGATCCGTCGTGCGCGGAGTTGCGGCACCGCTACGTCGAGGACCTGCTCGAACCCTTCCGCGTCGCCCTCGGGGAGCTCGGTGTGTCCGATGCCGAGGAGGCGGCCTCGGCCCTCGTGTCCCCGCTCTTGGTCGACGCACTGCTGCTGGACCGGCCCGTCGATCGAGCCCGGGCGCATCGTGCGGTCGACGCCGTGCTGATCCGGCTCGGCGCTCGAATGTCCTGACGCGGCAACACGAGTCACAGGAGACAGTAGATGACCAATGCCGTGGGCACGCGCGCCGTTTTCGGTGTCATCGTGCCGAGTACGAATACCGTTGTCGAGCACGATTATTGGCGGGCCGGGCTACCGGGTATCGCCTATCGCGCGGGCTCGATGTACATCCCGAACCCGGTGATGGGCGACGACGCGGATTTCCAGGGGCTGCTCGGCCAGATCCGCGCGTCCATCGACACCGCCGTGCGGGACGTGCTCACCGCCGAACCCGATCGCATGGTCATGGGCATGTCGGCCGAGACTTTCTGGGGCGGGGTGGCCGGGAACGCGGCGTTCGAGCAGCGGCTGCGGGACCGCACCGGCCTGCCCGTCACCACCGGCGCGAGTTCCTGCCGGGCCGCACTCCAGGAACTGGGCTGCCGCCGGATCGCGGTGTTCTCGCCGTATCAGCCGATCGCCGACAAGGAGGTCGGAACGTTCTTCACCGAGGCCGGTTTCGAGGTCGCCGCGATCACCGGTTTGCGCTGCCCGACCGCGATGGACATCGCCCGGGTCGGCGAGGACCGCCTGCGCGAGGTCGTCGCCGAGATCGACGGGCCAGATGTGGAGGCGATCGTGCAGGTCGGCACCAACCTGTCCTTCGTCACCCTGGCTGACCGGCTGGAAGCGGAACTCGGCAAACCCGTAATCGCGATCAATGCCGCCACGCTCTGGAATGCCCTGCGCGAGCATGGGTTCGACGACCGCGTCGACGGCGCGGGCCGGCTCCTACGGGAGCACTGATCTCATCGGGCTGCGCCGGTGATGGTCTGGATGACGCCGGTGTCGCGCAACATCTCGTAGTACGCTCCACCGGGGTGGTAGTCGTCGGTGCGCGTGCCGTCCAACAGGTCCAGCGTCCACGCCACCGTGAGATCGCGCGTCGCCGTGGAATTTCCGAGCCGAATTGTGCCGCACATGATTCCGGCGATCTCGCCGATGGCGCCCAGATCGGTGCCGAGCGCGTCGACATGGCTGCCCGTCAGTACGCGCACCCCGAGGAAGCGGCGGGGGAGGTGGCGTTGCATCGACTCGGTGGCGTCGGCCCCGTTGTTGCACAGCGAGGGTGGGGTCGCGATGGTCAGCATGGGCAGATCCGTGGTGGCGAGGGCCCGCAGCGCGTCCTCGGTCACCGAGGTGTCGATGCCGCGTACCGGGTCGAGTGCGAGCACACCGCGCAGGCGGGCAAAACCGGCGGGGTGGGCGGTCGCGAGCCGCTGGGCGAGGTGCAGGACGACGCCGCCGCCCGCGGAATGACCGGACAGCACCAGGTTTTCGGGCAGCACGACATCGGGACGCCCGGCGCGTTCGCGGGCGTCACGGAAGCTGCGCTGCAACGCACCACCCGGGTCGGCGGCGGTGCCGAACAGGTCTGCCACGTTGTCGAGAAACGCGCGGTTGGGTAGCAGGCTGGACAAGGCGCAACCGCGCGGGTCCATCGCCGGTAGGTCGGGTGCGAAGACCACCGCGCCCGCACCGGTGAGCCGGTTCGCGAGGTCGCGGTAGAGGTCCTTGCTCGCGCCGAAACCGTGCACCAGCAGGACCAGTCCGCGCGGCCTGCCTGCGGGGAAGTACCAGTCCGCAGGCTGGTGCAAGACGCTTCCCGCGCAGGCGATGTCCACGGAGTTCGTCACCCGCGTGGGGTCAGGCGGCTGTGCCGTCGCGGAGCCTGCGGACAGCGCGGCCAAGAGCAGAGGAACTAGAAGTGCTTGTGCGTAACGAATTTTCGACATTGCCGCGGCTCCACGGTGTTGGTGAGCGGCCCAGGGTCAGCAGGCCGGTTGCTGCGTTCAGGGCTGAACTGTGCCCAGCAGCAACGCTTTCAGATACTCGGGTGCGATCAGGGTGCAATAGTGCTGCCCTTTGAAGGCGTCCGGGATACCAGGCGTATCCAGGGGCACCAGCAGCGATTTGGACGGCAGGTGCAGGTTGCCTCCGGCGTCCTTGGTGGCGACCGGGAAATCGGCCAGCCAGTCCTGGCCGGTGAGGGCGGGGGTGTCCGGGTCGATCACCACCTTGTTCGGGCGATAGACGAGGGCTTTGCGCTCCTCCTGGGTGAGCGACCGGGCGACCTGGCGCAGGGTGACGCGGTTGACATGTGCGCAGTCGCCTTCGGGGCCGGCGATGTCGGCACCGTACACATCGGTCAGGTGATCAGCCGATTTGCCTTTGCAGCGCACCTGTTTCGGCAAACCTGCCGCAGGGGTCGTGTAGCTGGTCACGGTGAGCGGCTGCACCTGCGGTTTCGACGCGGCGAAGGCGTTGAGGTCGGTGTAGGGGACCTCGGACAGGGTGCCGCCTTGGCGCCGGAATTTGACCACCCGAAGCTTCGCGGTCTGCACCTGCGCGCGCAGGCAGAGCTGCGGAAAAGCTTCCGCCTCAGCGGTTTCGGCCTCCGAAGGTTCGGCCGTGACGGCCGGTGCGGTGAGTCCGGTGCAGGCCATGGCGATCAGTGCGGCGACGGCCAAGCGGGGACGCAGATTTCGAAACATCATGGTGTGTCTCGCTTTCCGGGTGTCGGTAGTTCTCCGGTCACCGCCCAGTGCAGGCAGCGGCGCAGGATGGTGCGGAATTCGGGGACCGTCCAGCTGCCGCGGTCGGCTGCCCCGAGGTCGTCGACGCCTAGGTCCTGAAGGTCGAATCGGCCCCGGCAGTGGCCGAGGGTGAAGTAGCAGACGGTGCCCGCGCCCTGTTCCTTGAGGTAGAGCACGGGGCGTGGTTCGTCGACGGTGGTGTGGCCTTCTTCGAAACCCGTTGAGTCGCCGACGAAGCGCGTGTGCGCCAGCACCTGGAGAGGCGGATGGAGTTCGCTGATATACAGCTCGTCGGTCACCTCGAACGGGGCGATGCCGTGCAGGAAGGGATGATCCGGCTCCGACGGCACGACCTGGTAGGGCGTGATCGGCGGATGACCGAGGAACTGGCTGCCGAGCAGCTCCGGTAGCTCGCCCAGTGTGCGCGGGGTGGCGAAGCCGTCCGCCGGAGTGGCTCCGCGCGCGACGACGACGGCATTCGTAGCGTGCAGGGCGAGCCAGCGGCCGCCCCGGGAGACGAACTCGGACAGCGCTTTACGCTGGTCTGCGGTCGGCGCTCGATTGCAGGTGTAGGTGACGAGCAGGTCGGCGGCGGCCAGCGCGTCGGTGCAGTCGTAGTCCTCGAACACCCGGGTGCGGACCTGCTCGTACTCGTCGAGTTCGGTGAGCAGTCGCAGCCGGGCGTAATCGAAGTCGTGCCATACGCCGCCGCACACCAGCACCGCATCGACGCGACCCGCGGGTCCGGGCATGGTTGTACCTCGCTCTGCGGCAGTCGGTTTCAGTAATCGAAGCGATTGGTGAAGCCGCCGTCGACGGTCAGGTTCACCCCGGTGATATGGCGGGCCGCGGGCGAGGCGAGGAAGGCCACGGCGTTGGCGACATCCTCGGGAGCGGCGAGACGGCCGAGTGCCGTGCCGGCCAAGGAGCCTTCGTAGAGCGCGGGGATATTCGACTTGATGAAGTCCCAGGCCCCACCCTCGAAGTACACCGGCCCCGGTGACACCGAGTTCACCCGAATCCCGCTGGGACCCAGTGCCCGTGCCTGCGCAGAGGTGTGTTGCAACATCGCTGCCTTGAACGCACCGAAACTGTTGGCCGTGGGCAGGATTCCGGCTTCCAGCGCGGAGGTGCTGGCGATGGCGACGACCGCCGCCGCCTCGCTGCGCTCCAGATGTGGTGCGGCTGTTTCGATCAGGGTGACCAGGCTCATCAGGTCGGTGCGGAAATTGTCCGCCCAGGCCTGCGGCCCTTCGCCCACCGACGCCGAGGCATTGGCCACGACGATGTCGAGTCCGCCCAGGGCGTCGGCGGTTTCGGTGACCAGCGCCGCCAAGGCGTCGGGGTCGGCGACATCGCAGGTGCGGTGCACGACCGTGCCGTGCTCGGCCAGTTCCGCGGCGGCAGCCTCGAGGCGATCGGCGTCGCGGGCGCAGATCGCCACCGCGGCGCCCTCGGCGAGCAGGGTGCGGGCGATGGTCAAGCCGATGCCGCGGCTGCCGCCGGTGATGAGGGCGCGCTTGCCTTTGAGATCGAGATCCATGGGTTTCTCCTATGCGATCGGTGGGACGAGGAGGCTTACGAGCCGGGGAGCAGGTCCGCGGCCAAGCCCCCGGCCAACAGGGCGCGTGCCCGTGGCTCGGTGGAACCGGTTGCACCGGTGAGGAAGTCGCCGGTCCAGCCCAGCGCGAGGGTGGACAGCGTGCCCGCGTTCACCGCGGTGGGTGTGCCGCAGAACAGGGTGCCCAGCGGGTCGGAGCTGGCGCCTTCGGCGTCGGTGTGCACGCCGTCCCGCAGCCGGATCCCGACGAAGGGGCGGCGCAGCTGGTTCTGCACGGCGGTGGTGCCGATGCCGAAGCTGTTGCACAGTGCCGGGGCCGCCGAGATCGTCAGGATCGGCAGGCCGGTCGGGTCGAGGCCGGTGAGTGCGCGGGCGATGTTGTCGCCGAGGAAGGATTTCACCGGGTCCAGCAGGATGACCCCGCGCAGACCGGTGAAGGTCTGCGGATGGGTGCTGCGAATCCGGTCGGCCACGAAGGCCACGGCCTCGGCGCCCGCCGAATGGCCGAGGAAGACCAGATCGCTGGGTAGCTCGGGGATCGGCACACCGGTGCGCCGGGCCGCGACGGCCAGGCTGGCTGCCAGTGCTCCCGTGGGATCGGTTGCGGTGCCGAATAATTCGGCGACATTGTGCAGGAAGGCGCTGTTGTCGCCGAGGTTCTGCAGGGTGCAGCCCTGCAGCTGCATGAACGGCAGGCTCGGCGTGAACACGAGATAGCCCGCGTCGGCGAAACTGCGTGCGAGGGCGCTGATTTGGGGGCCGCTGCGGGCGAAGCCATGCTGGATCCAGACCATGGCGGTGGGCTTGCCGGACGGTAGATACCAGTCCACGTCCTGATGCAGCGTGCTGGTGGCGCAACGGATGTCGACACTGCCCGAGATCTGGGTGGTGGCGGTGGCGGGTGCGGCGGCGGTGACGGAGATTAGGGCGGCGGCGACGGCGGTGAGAACCGGGCGTCTAAGGGTCATGGTGACTCCCCCGGGGCGGCACGCTGTTTCCTACAGTGGAATAGCGTTTCGGTATTTGAAAGATCATTGGCCGCTGCCGGGCTGCTGTCAAGGGAAAACTCGAGATGGACAGAAAGTATCGGCCTCGATATGTTTCGCTGAAGGAAACGCTGTTCTACTCAACCGATTTCGGGGTGTGTGATGAGATCTGCCCTGTACGTGCCGGGCAATCGGCCCGAGCTGTTCGACAAGGCGCTGGCCGGACCGGCGGATGTGGTGCTGCTCGACCTCGAGGACGCGGTCCCGCTGCGGGACAAGCAGACCGCTCGGGCGGAGGTGGCCGCCTGGCTGCGGAGTGTCACGCGGGCGTTTCCGCGGATCTGGGTGCGGGTGAACCCGGGCGAACTGGGTCACGAGGATATGCGCGCGGTGGCCGGGCCGGCGCTCGCGGCGGTCTGTCTGTCGAAAACCGAATCGGCGCAGCAGGTCCGCGCGGCAGGTGCGGTATTGGACGCGTGTGAATCACAGCCGGGTGCGATTCGGATCTGTGCCCTGCTCGAAAGCGCGGCGGCAATCCTCGCCGCCCCGG
This DNA window, taken from Nocardia sp. XZ_19_385, encodes the following:
- a CDS encoding erythromycin esterase family protein — protein: MPIPTALREIGRQLDDPADLGRAIDELLTARSEPPALLALGEPTHGIEAFPLLRNELLGQLAERGYRSIALETDFLAASLVDDYVNGATANIDTVLATGFSHGFGAVPGNRELIEWLRRYNADRAPRDRIRFYGFDAPTEYSGAPSPRHALSVAAAYLPPGLRPESARDLDTLLGADADWTNESAMYDAAASIGDSDRARALRIAADDLASTLRRAAPALRSAAPANSAAPANSAAPANSADPADPADPANSADPADPANSADSADPADPADSADPANPADLDDRADYDRALAHARTAQGLLRYHAAMASPGTDRVEILLSVRAEMMAENLLAIAAREQRRGPSLVFAHNAHLQRAQPLSDNGGSWANAGALVELALGERYMFIATDANPHSDPSTFQGALAAATTRRALFPAPALRAALDPAIGAGEPIVPGHFPLSPAELTGADAVIFVADTDGKRHQYW
- a CDS encoding SDR family NAD(P)-dependent oxidoreductase — its product is MDLDLKGKRALITGGSRGIGLTIARTLLAEGAAVAICARDADRLEAAAAELAEHGTVVHRTCDVADPDALAALVTETADALGGLDIVVANASASVGEGPQAWADNFRTDLMSLVTLIETAAPHLERSEAAAVVAIASTSALEAGILPTANSFGAFKAAMLQHTSAQARALGPSGIRVNSVSPGPVYFEGGAWDFIKSNIPALYEGSLAGTALGRLAAPEDVANAVAFLASPAARHITGVNLTVDGGFTNRFDY
- a CDS encoding TetR-like C-terminal domain-containing protein, which gives rise to MTRPGRPAGPAADTESAVLTAALELLLTEGAAALTPQRLHAVTGVARTTIYRHWPMPRDFLAALIAVAPHESPEPSGDLAADLHAETDLLCDRLRDKPVAAFLRALVTASSADPSCAELRHRYVEDLLEPFRVALGELGVSDAEEAASALVSPLLVDALLLDRPVDRARAHRAVDAVLIRLGARMS
- a CDS encoding ThuA domain-containing protein, giving the protein MPGPAGRVDAVLVCGGVWHDFDYARLRLLTELDEYEQVRTRVFEDYDCTDALAAADLLVTYTCNRAPTADQRKALSEFVSRGGRWLALHATNAVVVARGATPADGFATPRTLGELPELLGSQFLGHPPITPYQVVPSEPDHPFLHGIAPFEVTDELYISELHPPLQVLAHTRFVGDSTGFEEGHTTVDEPRPVLYLKEQGAGTVCYFTLGHCRGRFDLQDLGVDDLGAADRGSWTVPEFRTILRRCLHWAVTGELPTPGKRDTP
- a CDS encoding alpha/beta hydrolase, with translation MTLRRPVLTAVAAALISVTAAAPATATTQISGSVDIRCATSTLHQDVDWYLPSGKPTAMVWIQHGFARSGPQISALARSFADAGYLVFTPSLPFMQLQGCTLQNLGDNSAFLHNVAELFGTATDPTGALAASLAVAARRTGVPIPELPSDLVFLGHSAGAEAVAFVADRIRSTHPQTFTGLRGVILLDPVKSFLGDNIARALTGLDPTGLPILTISAAPALCNSFGIGTTAVQNQLRRPFVGIRLRDGVHTDAEGASSDPLGTLFCGTPTAVNAGTLSTLALGWTGDFLTGATGSTEPRARALLAGGLAADLLPGS
- a CDS encoding MerR family transcriptional regulator, which codes for MRPIDLAREHGLSAQAIRNYDDARVLPPTERTATGYRRYTPLHAQALRAFLALRGGHSHQQAVAIMRATNRGDTESAYELIDTAHVALLAERETRTEVAKALNALSTTKPPATQGHPLTVGELARRLGVHPATLRTWETHGILRPARDRATGYREYSPECVRDAEIARQLRQGDYPLPRIAQFLDSLREAGGTDALRVFLESWQARLTTRGRNLLAGAAQLDCYLTLLDQTRRSSGTE
- a CDS encoding alpha/beta hydrolase, which produces MTNSVDIACAGSVLHQPADWYFPAGRPRGLVLLVHGFGASKDLYRDLANRLTGAGAVVFAPDLPAMDPRGCALSSLLPNRAFLDNVADLFGTAADPGGALQRSFRDARERAGRPDVVLPENLVLSGHSAGGGVVLHLAQRLATAHPAGFARLRGVLALDPVRGIDTSVTEDALRALATTDLPMLTIATPPSLCNNGADATESMQRHLPRRFLGVRVLTGSHVDALGTDLGAIGEIAGIMCGTIRLGNSTATRDLTVAWTLDLLDGTRTDDYHPGGAYYEMLRDTGVIQTITGAAR
- a CDS encoding DUF4437 domain-containing protein, whose translation is MRPHVELIDERDLIDHVAEFEHATGNAVQRNLSYDEEDGSASLKVRFTSDWSRPAGVHHADTEWFVLSGQVTVGDTILGPEGFWMTPAGVWTPPIAVTAGTEILLFREHADWHFDLADADRDFVRPDQKLVVLDTAAMPWIDVKDGSPMRFDLGGTPVPGLYIKLLHRDSETGFYTRLIKAKPGWREEPLAHHPCSEEAYCLAGGFDYNFGKMWPGTYFWRPALVRHGDFTADAEMGCTWIVRSDADLVDWYTDNAKVVIAGDPTNWGPEYPHSLLPRLVEPVRSRSIGPWADPAYQ
- a CDS encoding arylmalonate decarboxylase, translating into MTNAVGTRAVFGVIVPSTNTVVEHDYWRAGLPGIAYRAGSMYIPNPVMGDDADFQGLLGQIRASIDTAVRDVLTAEPDRMVMGMSAETFWGGVAGNAAFEQRLRDRTGLPVTTGASSCRAALQELGCRRIAVFSPYQPIADKEVGTFFTEAGFEVAAITGLRCPTAMDIARVGEDRLREVVAEIDGPDVEAIVQVGTNLSFVTLADRLEAELGKPVIAINAATLWNALREHGFDDRVDGAGRLLREH